The Coffea arabica cultivar ET-39 chromosome 9e, Coffea Arabica ET-39 HiFi, whole genome shotgun sequence genome has a window encoding:
- the LOC140014527 gene encoding uncharacterized protein translates to MQPYSSLLNETQGRSSVPLLLQEGQENPLQISSEIRDQVYDEKQNLVTITVVCSSPEKIRDKLCCKGGKVIKSIEIVEPKPDEKPPVPEKPKKVPKPDEKPPVPEKPKPCSHPLVPVVFRCVPCLEGYGGGPCYCGYWRPMPLPRCYGSYGHGCGCGCGCGCRYGYGKGYWYSWCDYFSE, encoded by the exons ATGCAACCATACAGTTCACTGTTAAATGAGACTCAAGGTCGATCTTCAGTGCCCCTGCTGCTACAAGAAGGTCAAGAAAATCCTCTGCAAATTTCCTC AGAAATCCGAGACCAGGTATATGATGAGAAGCAAAATCTGGTGACCATCACCGTGGTGTGCTCTAGCCCGGAGAAAATCCGCGACAAATTATGTTGCAAGGGTGGCAAAGTCATTAAGAGCATTGAGATCGTGGAGCCTAAACCCGACGAGAAGCCCCCAGTGCCGGAAAAGCCCAAGAAGGTGCCTAAACCCGATGAGAAGCCCCCGGTGCCGGAAAAGCCCAAGCCGTGCTCGCACCCGCTAGTTCCAGTGGTGTTCCGCTGTGTCCCATGTTTGGAAGGGTACGGAGGGGGACCATGCTACTGTGGGTACTGGCGTCCCATGCCCCTGCCACGCTGTTATGGTAGTTATGGACACGGGTGCGGGTGCGGGTGCGGTTGCGGGTGCAGGTACGGGTATGGGAAGGGATACTGGTACAGCTGGTGTGATTATTTCAGTGAGTAG